One segment of Paraburkholderia sp. PGU19 DNA contains the following:
- a CDS encoding H-NS family nucleoid-associated regulatory protein, with amino-acid sequence MSAVIEHLEGEARERLIVWLKRRMQECNITLEALQHALQQDIDEAKRIRYRDAWGNTWTGDGEHPEWLRRAVAAGQSIDHFLCE; translated from the coding sequence GTGTCCGCCGTCATTGAACATCTCGAAGGCGAAGCGCGCGAGCGCCTGATTGTCTGGCTCAAACGCCGCATGCAGGAGTGCAATATCACATTGGAAGCACTGCAACATGCGCTGCAGCAGGATATCGACGAAGCGAAACGGATTCGCTACCGCGATGCGTGGGGCAATACGTGGACGGGCGACGGCGAGCACCCGGAATGGCTGCGCCGCGCGGTTGCGGCTGGGCAAAGCATCGATCACTTTCTGTGCGAGTGA
- a CDS encoding response regulator, producing the protein MHNHPIASVIDDDESVRTAMSSLVRSLDWDVRLYASAEAFLASDVDQVACIISDVQMPGMSGLDMYRHLLDMGVTQPIIFISAFASDAVRRQALDLGALCVLTKPVDGAEVSRCLAGLEPDGSQGD; encoded by the coding sequence TTGCACAACCATCCGATCGCTTCAGTCATCGACGACGACGAATCCGTCCGCACCGCGATGTCTAGCCTCGTTCGTTCGCTGGATTGGGATGTCCGGCTGTACGCATCGGCCGAGGCGTTCCTCGCATCCGACGTGGACCAGGTCGCGTGCATCATCTCCGATGTGCAAATGCCCGGTATGAGCGGTCTCGACATGTATCGTCATCTGCTGGACATGGGCGTCACGCAGCCCATCATTTTCATCTCCGCTTTCGCCTCCGACGCGGTGCGCCGCCAGGCACTCGACCTGGGCGCGCTATGCGTGCTGACCAAACCTGTCGACGGCGCCGAAGTGTCGCGCTGCCTCGCTGGGCTCGAACCCGACGGCTCGCAGGGCGACTGA
- a CDS encoding PAS domain S-box protein, translating to MTFRQGAAVTSARDARVLFSLAGIVGVIVFLIDALTPLDIAIAVLYVAVVLLVASTGLRHATIATAYACVALTVIAFLMSHDENYSGGSIARGIVSLLAIGTTSFLALRNQANTVRLQEQIQLLNLTHDAIVAYDMSDRITFWNQGAEELYGWTADQAIGQRIHELTRTSSSIPLDALRDEVVRKGRWEGELERVRSDGSTVIVSSRFALWRDDKGKPRAILATNNDITMRKRMEAELQRQQEDLRAIIDAIPGMVWSSSRDGELSYINRRWNELGITLTGGSGDVWTSIVHPDDWPAMHAAWRGAIATGKPFENVARIRQSNGSYRWMHIGADPLRDQNGEILRWYGVNTDIEERKQAEQALERSEAFLSDAQRLSRTGSIATRLPAGAMWWSDEVYRIFEYSPDYTPGMELILARTHPDDLALVREAYEAGLSGAPYVDVEHRLQMPDGRIKYVHYVAHLAVPQSASIEYVGALMDVTERQLAQDALDRSTAELAHVTRVTMLGELAASIAHEVTQPLAAIVTAGDAATRWLNRAKPDLGEVGQSINQMVRDAKRASDVIRQIRSMAQKRDPSQAVLDLNGIVRESIELVRRELDAARVELEACYAEPPPFVCGDRVQLQQVVINLVMNGVQAMAGMTGRARHMRIATSLADGHYGQVAIEDSGTGISDENVGRLFNAFFTTKADGMGMGLSICRSIVEAHGGRIWAESEEGRGATMQFVLPIDKGTCDEQ from the coding sequence ATGACGTTCCGTCAGGGCGCAGCCGTGACGTCGGCTCGCGACGCGCGCGTTCTCTTTTCTCTTGCGGGCATTGTCGGCGTGATCGTGTTCCTGATCGACGCGCTGACGCCGCTCGACATCGCCATTGCCGTGCTTTATGTGGCCGTCGTGCTGCTCGTCGCGTCGACGGGCTTGCGGCATGCCACGATCGCAACGGCATACGCGTGTGTGGCGCTGACGGTGATTGCCTTCCTGATGTCGCACGACGAGAACTATTCCGGCGGCTCGATTGCGCGCGGTATCGTGAGCCTGCTTGCAATCGGCACGACCTCGTTTCTCGCGTTGCGCAACCAGGCGAACACGGTGCGGCTGCAGGAGCAGATCCAGTTGCTGAACCTGACGCACGACGCGATCGTCGCGTACGACATGAGCGACCGCATCACGTTCTGGAACCAGGGCGCCGAGGAACTGTACGGCTGGACGGCCGACCAGGCAATCGGCCAGCGCATCCACGAACTGACGCGCACCAGTTCATCCATTCCCCTCGACGCGCTGCGCGATGAGGTCGTGCGCAAGGGCCGCTGGGAAGGCGAACTGGAGCGCGTGCGCAGCGACGGCAGCACCGTCATCGTGTCGAGCCGCTTTGCCCTGTGGCGAGACGACAAGGGCAAGCCGCGCGCGATACTCGCGACCAACAACGACATCACGATGCGCAAGCGCATGGAAGCCGAGTTGCAGCGGCAGCAGGAAGACCTGCGCGCGATCATCGACGCGATTCCCGGCATGGTCTGGAGTTCGTCGCGCGATGGCGAACTGAGCTACATCAACCGACGCTGGAACGAGCTTGGCATCACGTTGACGGGCGGCAGCGGCGACGTCTGGACATCGATCGTGCATCCCGACGACTGGCCCGCGATGCACGCGGCGTGGCGCGGCGCGATCGCCACGGGCAAGCCGTTCGAGAACGTCGCACGCATCCGCCAGAGCAACGGCTCGTACCGGTGGATGCATATCGGCGCGGACCCGCTGCGCGATCAGAACGGGGAGATTCTGCGCTGGTATGGCGTCAATACCGATATCGAGGAGCGCAAGCAGGCCGAGCAGGCGCTGGAGCGCAGCGAGGCGTTCCTGTCCGACGCGCAGCGTCTGAGCCGCACTGGCAGCATTGCGACGCGCCTGCCCGCGGGCGCGATGTGGTGGTCCGACGAGGTCTACCGGATCTTCGAGTATTCGCCCGACTACACGCCGGGCATGGAGCTGATCCTCGCGCGCACGCATCCCGACGATCTCGCTTTGGTCCGTGAAGCGTACGAAGCGGGACTGTCGGGCGCGCCATATGTCGACGTCGAGCACCGGCTGCAGATGCCCGACGGGCGGATCAAGTACGTGCACTACGTCGCGCATCTGGCCGTGCCGCAGTCGGCCAGCATCGAATACGTGGGCGCGCTGATGGACGTGACGGAGCGGCAGCTCGCGCAGGACGCGCTCGACCGCTCGACGGCGGAACTCGCGCACGTCACGCGCGTGACGATGCTCGGCGAACTCGCCGCGTCGATCGCGCATGAAGTCACGCAGCCGCTCGCCGCGATCGTCACGGCGGGCGATGCCGCGACGCGCTGGCTGAACCGCGCGAAGCCCGATCTCGGCGAAGTCGGCCAGTCGATCAACCAGATGGTGCGCGACGCGAAGCGCGCCAGCGACGTGATCCGCCAGATACGTTCGATGGCGCAGAAGCGCGATCCGAGCCAGGCGGTGCTCGATCTGAACGGTATCGTGAGAGAATCGATTGAGCTTGTACGGCGTGAGCTGGACGCCGCGCGGGTCGAGCTGGAAGCCTGCTACGCGGAGCCGCCGCCGTTCGTGTGCGGTGACCGCGTGCAGCTTCAGCAGGTGGTCATCAATCTCGTGATGAATGGCGTGCAGGCGATGGCGGGCATGACGGGGCGGGCGCGGCACATGCGCATCGCAACGAGCCTCGCGGACGGGCACTATGGGCAGGTCGCCATCGAAGATTCGGGAACAGGCATCAGCGACGAGAACGTGGGGCGGCTCTTCAACGCGTTCTTCACGACCAAGGCGGACGGCATGGGCATGGGACTGTCGATCTGCCGGTCCATCGTCGAGGCGCACGGCGGGCGTATCTGGGCCGAGTCTGAAGAAGGGCGGGGCGCAACGATGCAATTCGTTTTGCCGATCGATAAAGGAACGTGCGATGAGCAGTGA